TTCTTTACAAAGTGAATCATTCATCTCATCCGTTACTTTCTTCTCCAGTAGGCTAATGATTTCGTCTGCATTCAAAGATGGGTCTCTAGTGAACAACTCCTTGAAAAAAGAATAGGCCATCAACTCCATGACCGAGGGGTTAGACTGCCATACTCCCTCGTCATATTTTAGCTTCTTAATCTTGTTCTTTCGAGCCCGCCATACAGAATTACTATGGAAGAACTTCGTATTTCAATCGCCTTCTTTATTTTTACTCGGTTACAGAGGCTAGCTCAACAAGACTAAGtcgcaaaataaaaataaaaaacgtGAACTAGACTCACGCTACATGGCTTATATTCAGATAACTGAAACTTGACACCAAACTGACCGACATATCGTGGCACCGAAACTGCTCGGGCAGACACGTGGAACTAAATTTGTGCAACTATTTCTGCTTATTAATTAAGGAGAGGGACCCAATAATTACTTGAGCTATTTGAAGAATAAGCAGAATGACGGCGCCAATGAATGCCACGAACTGCACATTGTCGAGCATGTTCCTCTCCATGAATGATCCCATGAATTTGTTCCATGCACTCTTGGAGCGCTTGTCCAGCGTGTGCCAAATGTCGTAGAGGTAGCTTGGCTTGTCGTTGATCACTCCCTCACATAGGTTGGAGAAGCCTTGTACGACCACCTCGTTGTTGCCCAGGAAATTAATGATGATACCTTCATACTCGAGGAACTCGACGTCCTCAGCCTGGCGTGCCAACTGCGACATGAAAACGCAGTATGCCGTCACCGGCCTCTCCGGCATCTGCTCCTCCAGCGCCATCAGGTTGCGTAGGATGGTCCACGTGTTGCCGTCGATCTGCAAGCAAGGGATGAGGAGAGTGCCTCCCTGAAGGCTCACGTCAAGGATGGATTCCACCCCGGCCTCGAACTCCCGACGCTTGAACTGCACGTAGGCGCACCTGCGGTACAGCGTCGCCCGTTTCCATGGACCTGTGCCACCGCGTAGCTGTTGTTAAAACAAGAAAATTTATGTTGAAAAATGCATCCTAATTTAATTATATACTATATGCTAATGCAAAATTTCACCTGTTCCCTTGTTCCTGACGATGTCAATTGCTGCTTCACCAGATTTGGGTGGGGCGAAGTAGGTGTGCACCAGGTGCAGCAGGTGAGCAGGTTCTTTTGCTGGCGACTCCGGCGTTGCCTTTGTGATGTAGCGCCCTTCGGCCAGCAGATCCCGGACACGTGTGCAGAGGAGGCCTGGCTCGTTGCTGTAGCCAGCTAGGCTTTGCAACTCCTTGAGGACGATCCAAGGTATCTGATTCTCAAGGAGGAACACCACGTCCCGTAACAAATCAATCTCGTCCGGGCGAACGTCTCCTTCTCCAGGGGATGTTTCTACCATGTCCACAAGTAAACAGAGAACATATATCCCGTCGCGCATCATCATAGCCGCGAAGGCTTCTTCAGTTTCTTCAGCTCTCGGATTACCAGCGTAGCATTTCATCGTCTTCAGGTTCTTCAGATCTTCGATTACCTGAACCTTGTGCTCTTGGAGAGTCAATTGCGGGGCTTCCTCCTTCCTATCCTCGAAAGTCAAACTCAAAAACCTGTCGACGAAGAAGCTCTTCTCCTGCTCTGTGATATGTAGTTCGTTATCACATGGTTGTTTCCCCTTTTTTTCTGCGTAGCATTCCATCGCCCTTGCCATCAGATTCTCCAGCTCTCCAGGTTGCTCAAGAAGCACACTCACTAACCTGTCGACCAAGACGCTCTTATTCTGCTCGTTTTCCATGACTTCTTTCCCCTTTTTATCATGGGGGTTGTTTTCC
The Aegilops tauschii subsp. strangulata cultivar AL8/78 chromosome 3, Aet v6.0, whole genome shotgun sequence genome window above contains:
- the LOC123497800 gene encoding uncharacterized protein; amino-acid sequence: MQMSEEISSAANPGEQNGNSDIRESSQSRCFHSSRRTTRHVETGPKIDQTCPAGSTTIHIAKIRRALRMVEEERFTPFTVRIGPYHEASMVQPSENNPHDKKGKEVMENEQNKSVLVDRLVSVLLEQPGELENLMARAMECYAEKKGKQPCDNELHITEQEKSFFVDRFLSLTFEDRKEEAPQLTLQEHKVQVIEDLKNLKTMKCYAGNPRAEETEEAFAAMMMRDGIYVLCLLVDMVETSPGEGDVRPDEIDLLRDVVFLLENQIPWIVLKELQSLAGYSNEPGLLCTRVRDLLAEGRYITKATPESPAKEPAHLLHLVHTYFAPPKSGEAAIDIVRNKGTGPWKRATLYRRCAYVQFKRREFEAGVESILDVSLQGGTLLIPCLQIDGNTWTILRNLMALEEQMPERPVTAYCVFMSQLARQAEDVEFLEYEGIIINFLGNNEVVVQGFSNLCEGVINDKPSYLYDIWHTLDKRSKSAWNKFMGSFMERNMLDNVQFVAFIGAVILLILQIAQVIIGSLSLINKQK